Sequence from the Desulfonatronum sp. SC1 genome:
AGGGCGGAGGCGATTCGGCCAACCTGCTGACGCCGTCCGTAGGCGACCCGAACACCTTCATTCCCGAGACCAAAACGTTCATGGTCAACATCCGCAAGGCCTAAGGAGGAGTGCGATATGCAAGGTAAAAGCTTCTTTGTCGATCTGACCAAGTGCACGGCCTGCCGGGGCTGCCAGGTGGCCTGCAAGCAGTGGAAGAAACTCCCGGCGGAAGAAACCAGAAACTGGGGCTCGTTTCAGAATCCCAAGGACCTGTCCGCTATTACCTATAAACTGGTGCGGATGACCGAGGCCATGGAAGGCGAGAAGTTCAAGCAGTGGTACTTTTTTCCGGATCAGTGCCGGCACTGCGTCTACCCGCCCTGCAAGATGGTCGGCGACTATGACGACGACCAAGCCATTCTGCATGACCAGGAGACGGGGGCGATTCTGTTCACGGAACGGACCAAGAACCTGGACGGGCAGCAGATCAGGGAATCGTGTCCGTACGACATTCCCCGCTGGAACGAAGAAACCAAGATTCAAACCAAGTGCGACATGTGCATCGACCGGGTTCAGAACGGTTTGCTCCCGGCCTGTGTGCTGAGCTGTCCCACCGGGACGATGCAGTTCGGGGATTCGGACGAGATCCTGGAAATCGCCAAGAAGCGGCTGGAAGAAGTCAAGAAATACAAGCCCAACGCCGCATTGACGGACCCGAACGACGTCAGGGTGATTTTCCTGTGCGAAGACAATCCCCGGGAATACTTCCGGTATGCCGTGGCATCCGCGGATATTCCCAAGTACAGCCGTAAAGCCGCTCTGGCCAAGGTGGCCTCACCTGCCAGACGGATTTTCGGATAGTCTCTTTTCTCTCACCCTCCTTCGTCTTGACCGGGGCCCCGTGGGCCCCGGTCGTTTTTTTATTGCCTCTCCAGCACGATCACCCCGACTCCGGGGAGGTCCACCTTTAGCCGGATCGCATCCACGATATCCCCGGTGATCACGCCTCCAGTACGGGTATGCAACCAGATATCCCCCCCGCGCTGCTTCCAGCGAAACGAAACCACGTCAAAATCCGTCTCCCAGGTCCCCTGTCCATTGGGCTGCAAATCCAACAAAACAAAGCGCTCCGCCTCAGGAAGGCTTTGGTACTTGCCCACCAGGTGCAACGGGTCGGAGCAGGCCGCGGCCAATACAAAGGCCCAGCTCAATAGGCCGAGCAATATAAGTCTGCACATCGGACACCTCACAAAAACTCAGGTGATAAACGGCGTATTGCAATTACCGCAATGAACACTGAAGGCTGAGTTGGAGAAGAAGGTCATTCTTCCGCATGAGGCGCGCGAAACCTCAGGCGATTTTCTCGATTCTGGAGGTGAACTGATTTTCCAGATGCAAAATCTTGTCGAAGTAATAGATGTGAACGGTCATGGCCACCCAGATCAGATCGCGGACCACCGTCCACCATGATATCGGATCCTCGACGCTGCTGAAACAGCCGCAAGGGATGGGCGAATCGCGCAGCAGATTGACCACCACGGCGATGGTAAACATCACCAACATACCGCCGATGAGTACCACCGCAGACTTGGCCCGGAAACCGATGATCAGCAAAACGCCGCAAACCAACTCGAACCAGGGCATGAACACGGCCAGAACGTTCACCGCCCAGTAGGGGACCAATTGGTAGCTGGCGATGGTCTCGGCGAATTCAGCGGTGTAGCTGATCTTGTACATGCTCGCGTAGATGAACAAAGCGCCGATGTACAATCGCAGCGCCAAAGCCAAGTATTCATGGGTCAGTAACCTGACCAGCGGATTTTTCGTCATGGCTCCACCGGAAGCCCGTTGCGTTGCCATTGCCGCAGGCCCCCCTCCATGACCCGCACATTGACCATGCCGCGCTCCTTGAGCTTGGCCGCCACCTGCTCGTCGTATCTTCTGCTGATGTTCCGGCCGTAGACGATGACGTCCTTTCCCGGGTCCAGCATGGCGAAGCGCATGGAATAGACAAAGTCGAACAGGTTCAAAGGCAGATTTTCCGCGCCGACGATACGCGACTGGTTGTAAAACTCCGTGGGCCGAGCGTCTAGAAACAGCGCACCTTGTGACTCATGCTTGAGCTTGGCCCAGGCCACGTCGATGTAATCGGGTCGAGGCTGACCCCAGATTTCCGGCAACAGCGAAATACCGCCGGGGCTGGAGGCGTTGAAGACCAGCGCCAGAACCAGGCTGACCAAGGCCAAAGCCAGGCAGTCGAAAAGGCTCACCCGCTTAATGCGCAGTGTTTCGGAGCGCAGCAAGGAGCTAATGCGATTACCGGCAGCCTCCAGAAGGCTGATGGTCTGACGGCTTTGTTGCAACTCATCCAATGTTTGGCGCAGTTCGGCGTTTTTGCGCAGCAGGTCGCTGTTCAATTTTTCGATGGTTTCAAAGGCCAAGGCATTGCCCAGACTGACCAGAAATCCCTGGAGCAAGGCCGGCAACAATTCCCGTTCAGCTTGGTCGTCCTCGGAGCGGGCAAGACAGTTCCCGATTCCAACCAGCCCATACCAATTTTCGTCCACCAGAAACGCGGCGCCGACTTGCGACGTCTCAGCCAATTCCAGAGCCTGGAGTTCGTCTCGGGTCAGCAACTGATAGTGTTTTTCTCCCTGAGCCGGGACAAACGGAGGATGCAGCAGGGAACGGAAAACGGCGTCTAAACGCCGGGCGTCAAAGACCGGGCCCGTGTCGTCGCCGAACCCTCTAGCCGCGACCTCAATACGCTCCTCCCGACGTTCCCAGAGCACGATGAACCCGCGTTGGGCACTGAACGTGCCCATGACCGACAATAAAAAAGAGGAAAGCAGGGTTTTGGCGTGGAGGTTCCCGCTGAGTTCCCGTGTGGTGTCGCAGATGGACTTGAAGTGAAAATAACGGCGGTCCAGCCGGGCCTGGATGTCCTGGGCAGCCAGCAGAGCCCGCTGAAGTTCGATGTTTCTCGCTTGCAATTCCTCATTCAAGCCGCGAATGGTCTCATTCACGCACGCGGAGGCCAGGGCGTCCATGAAGGCCGTGACCAGTTGCAGCACGAAATCTTCATCCTGGTGGCCGTACGCCGAGCCGTTGACCTTGGGGCCATAGCCCAAGACTCCGAAACGATGCTCGTCCAGATACCACTCCACCACGACGCGCAACGGCTCGGGCAGGCCGGACTTTTCGGGAGACTCGTTGATCAGCACGACCAGAACCTGCCGGGAAAGCATCCCGCCCTCGTCTCGAACTTTTGCGGAAACGGACTGAACCGCCTCGGGCAGACGCTCCTTGTCGGACTCGTTCAGGCCGCGCAAGACGATATGCTGACGGCCAGAACGGCGATCCTGGGCGACGAGCAATCCCTGAGCCGTTCCCAGGGCCCCCATGCTCATCAGGACGAAGGCCTCCATGACCTCCACCGGGTCGGTCAATCGACTCAGTTCGCTGACCGTCTCGAACAGGGCATCCAGATGAAAGGCACGTAGGTCTCCGGAAGCCACACCCAACGCCTCTTTGGGAGAGGCGTTGGGTGCATCTTTTGATGCGTCAACTGATGCATTTAACGACGGTCCCGCTGAAGGGTTCGGAGCCTGCCGCTGATTCATGTCGTCTCCTCGAGCGACTCCCCGGCATTTCAGGCCAAGGAGGCCGGTGAGTTGGAATCAGAAAAACGAGATTCAGGGTAGCTGTTTGAGCGTGTTGTAGAGACTGCTGGTATCTGAACGGCCCAGATGGGTGTAGAGGATGGAACCTTCCCGGTCCAAAAGCAGGGTATACGGCGTGTCTGGTTCGCCGATCAGTTTGTGCAGAATGTAGTCCCCATCCTGGAAAATGGGGAAGGGAAAGCGCCACGTCCGATGGAGATGCTCGATTTCCATCGGGGTGGCTCCAGCGGCCACGGCGACCATGGCCAGCTTGCCCGCCAGTTCCGCGTCGCGCTGGATGCGTTGATACAGACGCAGGATGTCTGGGGCCTGATTATGGCAGACGGGACAGTAAACACCAACGATCTCAATCAGGAAGAAATCCTTCTCCATGTCCGCCAGGGCCACGCTGGCCTGATCCTCCCCAAGTTCCAGATAAACTCGATGGTCCGGAACCTCCGGAGCGGGGAACACAAAAGCCAAAATCTCCGGGTGTCGCTCACCGACGCCCAGTGGCCCGGCGGCGGAAACCTGACCGGCGAGCAAGGCCAGCGACAACCACACCAGAACCAAATACTTGCCTGCAAATCCGCGCATATCCGTATTCTCCGGTAATTATGATAAAAAGTGGCTTCAAACCGGCATGCCGCTCAACACGGAGCGAGCCTCGGCTTCATCGTGAACGATCCGGGCCAGTTTGGTCACCCCGACCATTTCGAACACCTTGCGAAAATTCTCGGCCAGACCAGTGAGGATCACGGATTGGCCGCGCTGCTTGCTTTCCGTAAGGAGTTGGATCAGCACGGCGATGCCGGCACCGTTGATCGAGGCGTTCTCGTTGAAACGAAAAAGGATTTTGGGGACGTTCCAGGCCGAGATATGACCGTAAGCCTCCAGCAGCACCGGTTCGGAAGCGGCGTTGACGTTACCGCGGATGTCGATGCAGGCCATATCGTCCTCCTGGACCCAGGAAATCTCCCTTTCCTCGTTTTCGGCCATGATCAGCCGCTCCTCGGCGCGCCGCAGGGCTTGGTCCAGAGCGGCCTTCTGAATCGGCTTGTTGATGAAGTCCGTGGCGTCCATGTTCAGCGCGCGAATGGCCAGATCCAGGTCCCCGTGCCCGGTGATGATGATCACCTCGGCCAGGGGATTGATCTCCTTAATGCGCTTGAGGACCTCCAGTCCGTCCATCCCTGGCATCTTGATGTCCGTGATCACGATGGCCGGTTGCTCTTTCTTGAAAACGACCAACCCTTCCTCGCCGTTTTCCGCGGTGAACACCGTGAATCCGTAGGCGTTCAAAAACAGGCGAAACATGGACAGGGTGGGTTTTTCATCGTCGATAACGAGAATTTTGCGCATCAGCTAGGCCTCCATTCATTCCTGAGCAACGGGGAACGAAAGCACGAAGGTCGTCCCTTCGCCCCCCTCACTCGTGATGTCGATGGTCCCATCATAATCCTTGATGATACCGTAGGAAATGGACAGCCCGAGCCCCATGCCCATCCCCGTCTGCTTGGTGGTGAAAAACGGATCGAAAATCTTTTCCGCCACGGACGGACTCATCCCGCACCCGGTATCCGACACGCTCAGACAAACCCGGTCGTGGTCCAGGAAGGAGCGGATCACGATATCTCGTCTTCCTTCCTCTTCCAAGGTTTTATACCGGTCCTGAATTGCATCCCGGGCGTTGGTGACCAAATTGAACAAGACCTGTTCCAAGCGATTCACATGGGCCAGCACCGGAGGGATACTCTCGTCCAGGTCAAGAGTAACTACAATGTTTTGCAGGCTCAACTGGTGGGCCATGATGGACATCACCCCGCGCACCGGCTTGTTGATGTCGATGGGTTCCTTCGAAAAGTCGGACTTGCGTCCGAATTCTCGCAAATGATTGATGATTTCCGTGGCACGATCAACTTGGGCGCTCATTTCACTGCTGATTTCCCGCAAACTCTCATCGGAAAGCGGCATCTGCTCGTTCACCGCCATGTCTAGGAATTCACTGCCCATCTTGATCATGTTTAAAGGCTGATTCAGCTCATGGGCGATCCCCGCGGAAAGCTGACCCAGGCTGGTCATCTTGCTGGCCTGGATCAGCTGGGCATCCTTTTCCAGCATCTCCGTGATGTCCGAAGTGGAGACGATGATCGCGTCACGCTCCAGATAGCGCGTTTTGCAGGCTACCACGTTCACGTAAAAAGGCACTTCACCTTTCTTAAAATGCATGGCCTTGGGATAAATGAAACTCTCGGAACTCGGATTGTCTCGGAAAAAAGCGGAGAATCGATTCTTGAACTCCGGCGCCAACTCCAGAAACGACGTCTTGAGCATTTCCTCCTTGGAATAGTCGTAGATGGTCAAGGCGCTGGGATTGGCATCAAGAATCCGGAAAGTGCGGGTGCTGAGCACGAAAATCGGGGCCGGCCCACTTCGAAACAAGGAACGATACTTTTCCTCGGACTCGCGGACCCGATTACGGTAGAGCTTGATACTGCGAACCATGTACTTGAAGGAGTCCGCCAATTGCAACACTTCGTCGCCGGATTTTTTCTTTTTAATGACGCAGTCGATGCAGTAGGCGGGCTTCTCCGGGGTGTAGTCGGGGCTGAACCGGCCCAGGGTCTTGTCCACGTGCCAGCAGGGCAGGTCCATGTTGTAGTAGGCCGGGCAGTGCTCCTCTTTGTCCGCTTCATCCAGCCCCAAAGGCTTCATGTCCAGGTTTCCCCGGGTGATTTCGTCGGCCAGCTTGGTTAACTGGGTCAAAGATCTGGTCACGTACTTGGAAAGTTTATGGCTGACCAGAAAAATGATGACGATAATTGCGCTGATAAATCCAAGAAACGTGATGCGCAGCTTGGCGATCAGTTGGTCGATGTGCTTTTGCTTCAGTCCGACGTGAACGGTGCCGATGGGGTAGATGCCCTCCCAGATCGGCACGGCTATGTCGTAGACCGGGGCGTCGTCGATGGTCAACTGGGCCACGCTGTACTGCTTGTCCGCTGGAATGGGGTTGGCGGAGCTCAAGGGCTCCGGAAACGGACGGATGAATGTGTGGGACAGGACATTGCGCTCGTCGTCCAGGATGAAGATATACTCCACGAGCATCCGCCGCTCGCCCAGTTGGGCGGCATCGAAAATCAGGCTGACCAGATTCGGGTGGTCCCGGGTCAGCACGTAGCCGCGGCCCTGGTCGGCGATGCTTTGGGCGATGGCAATCCCGCGGGCGGTCAGTTCATTGACCAGACTGGTGATCAAGATCCACCTGGCCAACAGGGCGATGGTTGCGCTGATGACCAATACCATGGCCAGGGTGGAGAAAAAAATCTTGTTCTTCAGGCTGATTTCCCGCAGAGCGGTCAGCATGGTCTTCGGCGTCGAGCTTAACCGTTGTGTATTCGGCAAAATGTCTACTCCGAATAAGCCGCCGACGGATCATGCGGTATTTCCGTCGTGAGTCGGTTCCAGTCGGTCAAGATAACCAGACGTCCGTCCTGGATGATCGTAAAGTAAACCCGCTCCAGCCCTTGATGGTTCGTCGGCCCGAAGGACAAGGTGTTGGCGATGCCCAGGGAATATTGCTGAACGGACTGAATGGCGTCGATGAAACGCGCCCTGCTCAGGTTGCGTCCGGCCCTTCGCAACCCCTCCACCAAGACCTTGGCGTTGATGTAGCCTTCCAGGGCCACAAGATTAGGCTGATCCTCCGGAAAAGCCCGTTTATGCCGCTCCAGATACTCCACCACGCCCCACAACAAGGCCTGAGATTCCAACGAGTCCGGAGGGGGAACCACCTGGGAGATGATGACCCCGTCCCCGTCCTTGCCCAGAATACGGGCCAACTCCTCGGACCCGACGAAAGAGACGTTGTGAAACAACGGAGAAAAGCCTCGAGATCGGGCCTGTTTGATGAATTTCGCGCAGGCGTCGTAGGTCCCGACCATGATCACGGCCTCGGCCTGGGATTCCATGATTGCCTCCAAGCCCTCTTCTATGTCCTGGGTGCCGCGGGTGTAGCTGCCTCTGGCCACCGGGGCCAGTTCATAAGCCCGCAGGGCCAGTTCCGTACCCTTCAGTCCGTCGAAGCCATAGGCGTCGTATTGGTAAAATACGGCTATCCGGGTCAGCCCGAGGTCTTCGACGAAATGACGGACGACTTCCTGGGTTTCCTGATAGTACGAGGCGCGAATATTTATAATATTCCGGTTGAACGGTTCTCGAAACGCATTCGCCCCGCTGAATATCCCCAAAAGTGGAATCTGAGCCTGTTCGATTAACGGGAGAATCTTGACAGTGGTCGGAGTGCCGACGTAACTGAAGAGCGCAAAAACTTGGTCGTCAACGATCAGCTTCTGCGTGTTCGCCAGACACCTTGGCGGATCATACCCATCATCATAGGCGATCACCCGGATTCTGCGCCCATGCACCCCGCCCTGTTCGTTGACATGGTTGATGTACGACAACGCCCCATTTAGGGTCTGTGTCCCCAAAAAACCTGCATGCCCGCTGAGCGCCAACGACGAGCCGATCAAAATCTCCGACTCGCTCACCCCCGGAACATCGTTCAGTGGCGAGTCATCATGGACGCTTTGGGTGCAGGAGAGAAGGAGGGCGACCACGGCAAACATCGAAAAAAGCTGGTGAATTTTCACGAACGCAATCTCCCTGGAAATATTGGCCATTCATCCGCGATTACTGGGCATAATGAACGAACCGCTTGCAGCGGGCCGCTTTTTCTCATAAGGATGTTAATCCTGTAACCCATTTATCATATGTCTGACAACAACAATTCGAGAGGTACAATCATGTCTTTCCGATCCCTGCGCGCGTACTTTTTCGTTTTCGCCACCCTGCTTCTGATTTCCTGCGGCGGCGGGAGCACCGTCACGGCGGTCTCCTTGACAGCCGATTCCAACGAAGTAGCCGTTGGAGGAAGAACCCTAATTACAGCCCAGGCTGCCAATAGCATCACCGAAAACCCCATGGGCGAGAAAGTAACTTTTACCATCCGACACAACGAAAGTGGTTCACGCCTTGATATAATTAATGATCGACTTGATGCAGGTACTGGAAATGAAAATCCCAAAGCTCAAGCACTATTCTTTGCTGGACCAAGAGAAGGCACTGACATTATTGAGGCTTCGTTCGAAAGCGGAGCCCGGGCTACCACCACAATCAAAGTTGGTGAAGGCGTGGTCCTGGGCAATATTCGCCTTGAAGCTTTCAGCCTGGGAGGTGCAGACTCTCAATCAACCGGATGGCGAATTCGGGCCACTGTCACCGACACCCGCGGCTTCCCAGCAGTGGATGTGACCGTGTCGTTCAGCACCAACAACGGTGAATTAGATATCAAAGATACTGGCAAGGGAGTCGGGAAAACTAATGATGCTGGTATTGCGGAAGCTTTGCTCACAGGCCTTCAATCTGACAGAGGTGCCAGGGTCTGGGCCACGGCTGGCGGAATCACAGTGTCCATCGATGTCGGCCCCAGAAACTAATCTCCTTGGCGTTATTTTCATTCATTTGTCGGCTATCCTGTTATGTAGTTTTTACCCACATCCCAGTACGAAGATTACTGCAAAAAGTCCCGAAAAGCCGAAATCAGTCATATCGGCGATAGTCGGTATCCGGTTTTCTGGCGGTAGAAGCGGCGCACCTTCCGTTTTTAAAAGGGAGGATGACTTTTTGCAGTGACATCATTACGGGTTAAAGCAAAACTTCTTTTCCACCAGGACAAAGCATAACTTCGTCGAGGAGGAACAATTAATGTTCTCTTTACCAAAGAAAGTATTGTCTACTTTTGCCTTGCTTTTATTATGGACCGTCGCCCCCGCCCACTCCCGCCTCCCCGAATTCACCGACCTTGCTGAAAAGTCCGCCCCGGCAGTGGTGAACATCAGTTCCGTTCGGGTTGTGTCTGGTGAGAATCCCATGCGGCAATTTTTTTCTCCGTTTCAACGCCGCGGTGGGCCTTTTGACGATTTTTTTGAGCAGTTCGAGCGATTTTTCGGGGACCAGGCACCCGCCAGGCGTTCCCAGTCTTTGGGGTCCGGCTTCATCATTTCGTCCGACGGGTACATCGTCACCAACAACCATGTGATCCGGGACGCTACGGAGATCACGGTAAACCTCCTGGACAGTGCAGACTCGTATAAGGCCGAGGTTGTCGGACGGGACGCGGAGACGGACTTGGCCTTGCTGAAAATTGAGGCTGACCGGCCCCTGCCCGTATTGGAGTTCGGGGATTCAGACCAAGCCAAGGTCGGTCAGTGGGTGGTGGCCATCGGGAATCCTTTCGGCTTAGCCCATACGGTGACCGCCGGGATAGTTAGCGCCAAGGGCCGGATCATCGGCTCCGGGCCCTACGACGACTTCATCCAGACCGACGCATCCATCAACCCCGGCAACAGCGGCGGTCCGTTGCTGGACATGCGGGGGCGAGTAATCGGGATCAACACGGCCATCGTCGCCTCGGGCCAGGGCATCGGCTTCGCCATCCCCAGCAACATGGCCCGCGGGATCATCGCCCAGTTGCAGGAAAACAAAATGGTTCAACGAGGATGGCTGGGCGTGACCATTCAGGACCTGGACGACAACTCGGCCCGGGCCCTGGGCTTGACTTCGACCCGAGGCGCGTTGATCGCCGAGGTGATCCCAGATGAACCCGCCGCCAAGGCGGGATTACGCTCCGGTGACGTGGTGGTTTCCATCAACGGGCAAACGGTAGTGGACTCCAGTTCTCTGCTACGGGTCGTGGCCCAGCAGACCCCGGGTGAATCAGTTAAGGTCGAGGTGATGCGCCAAGGCAAAAAGCAGTCCTTCGCCGTCACCCTGGGCACCCGGGATCCTGAGCGTCTGGCTCAGCGAGGTGTGCCGTCCCCAAGTGAGGACCAGGAAACATCCTTGGGCATTTCCCTACGCCCGATTGACGAGCGTGAGGCCAGGGCCATGGGCATGACCCGCCCGCAGGGCCTGCTGGTCACCGCCGTGGAGGTCGAATCCGAAGCCGCTCGCGCCGATGTTCGCGCCGGTGACATCGTCATGGAAGCCAACCAGCAGCCCGTCAACTCCATAGACGACTTTCAACGAATCCTCCGTGAAGACGCCGCGGAAAAAGGCGTGGTCATGCTACTCATCCGCCGACAGGCCCAGACCATCTTCCGAACCATTCCCCTGGAATAGCTCCCTCTCTTCAAACAGCCTCAAAAGGCGGCGCGACAACGCGCCGCCTTTTTTATTGTGCTTTCTCCATGGATCGACTATGCGGCGATGGTCATGCCCACATCCCATTGCTCGTCAACGAGACTTCTTGCGGGCTGCAAGGTCAACATTTATTTGCATATCCACGGTCTTCGCGGCGATGGATACCACGAATTGACGACGTTGTTCCTGCCTCTGCCGAGCCCACACGATATATTGACCGTCACCCCAGGCTTGTCCGGCGTCGGACTGACGTTGTCCTGTTCCGATGATACGGTACCTCGCGACGAGAACATCCTGGTCACGAGCTACGAACATTACGGGAAAGCGACGGGTTTCTATCCGGACGTGCATGTTCACCTGCAAAAAAACATTCCCATGGGGGCCGGGCTTGGGGGCGGCAGCAGCGATGCGGCGGTCTTCCTGAAATACCTGAACGACAG
This genomic interval carries:
- a CDS encoding 4Fe-4S dicluster domain-containing protein, encoding MQGKSFFVDLTKCTACRGCQVACKQWKKLPAEETRNWGSFQNPKDLSAITYKLVRMTEAMEGEKFKQWYFFPDQCRHCVYPPCKMVGDYDDDQAILHDQETGAILFTERTKNLDGQQIRESCPYDIPRWNEETKIQTKCDMCIDRVQNGLLPACVLSCPTGTMQFGDSDEILEIAKKRLEEVKKYKPNAALTDPNDVRVIFLCEDNPREYFRYAVASADIPKYSRKAALAKVASPARRIFG
- a CDS encoding MauE/DoxX family redox-associated membrane protein produces the protein MTKNPLVRLLTHEYLALALRLYIGALFIYASMYKISYTAEFAETIASYQLVPYWAVNVLAVFMPWFELVCGVLLIIGFRAKSAVVLIGGMLVMFTIAVVVNLLRDSPIPCGCFSSVEDPISWWTVVRDLIWVAMTVHIYYFDKILHLENQFTSRIEKIA
- a CDS encoding rhodanese-like domain-containing protein, whose protein sequence is MNQRQAPNPSAGPSLNASVDASKDAPNASPKEALGVASGDLRAFHLDALFETVSELSRLTDPVEVMEAFVLMSMGALGTAQGLLVAQDRRSGRQHIVLRGLNESDKERLPEAVQSVSAKVRDEGGMLSRQVLVVLINESPEKSGLPEPLRVVVEWYLDEHRFGVLGYGPKVNGSAYGHQDEDFVLQLVTAFMDALASACVNETIRGLNEELQARNIELQRALLAAQDIQARLDRRYFHFKSICDTTRELSGNLHAKTLLSSFLLSVMGTFSAQRGFIVLWERREERIEVAARGFGDDTGPVFDARRLDAVFRSLLHPPFVPAQGEKHYQLLTRDELQALELAETSQVGAAFLVDENWYGLVGIGNCLARSEDDQAERELLPALLQGFLVSLGNALAFETIEKLNSDLLRKNAELRQTLDELQQSRQTISLLEAAGNRISSLLRSETLRIKRVSLFDCLALALVSLVLALVFNASSPGGISLLPEIWGQPRPDYIDVAWAKLKHESQGALFLDARPTEFYNQSRIVGAENLPLNLFDFVYSMRFAMLDPGKDVIVYGRNISRRYDEQVAAKLKERGMVNVRVMEGGLRQWQRNGLPVEP
- a CDS encoding TlpA disulfide reductase family protein; the protein is MRGFAGKYLVLVWLSLALLAGQVSAAGPLGVGERHPEILAFVFPAPEVPDHRVYLELGEDQASVALADMEKDFFLIEIVGVYCPVCHNQAPDILRLYQRIQRDAELAGKLAMVAVAAGATPMEIEHLHRTWRFPFPIFQDGDYILHKLIGEPDTPYTLLLDREGSILYTHLGRSDTSSLYNTLKQLP
- a CDS encoding response regulator, with amino-acid sequence MRKILVIDDEKPTLSMFRLFLNAYGFTVFTAENGEEGLVVFKKEQPAIVITDIKMPGMDGLEVLKRIKEINPLAEVIIITGHGDLDLAIRALNMDATDFINKPIQKAALDQALRRAEERLIMAENEEREISWVQEDDMACIDIRGNVNAASEPVLLEAYGHISAWNVPKILFRFNENASINGAGIAVLIQLLTESKQRGQSVILTGLAENFRKVFEMVGVTKLARIVHDEAEARSVLSGMPV
- a CDS encoding ATP-binding protein, translated to MPNTQRLSSTPKTMLTALREISLKNKIFFSTLAMVLVISATIALLARWILITSLVNELTARGIAIAQSIADQGRGYVLTRDHPNLVSLIFDAAQLGERRMLVEYIFILDDERNVLSHTFIRPFPEPLSSANPIPADKQYSVAQLTIDDAPVYDIAVPIWEGIYPIGTVHVGLKQKHIDQLIAKLRITFLGFISAIIVIIFLVSHKLSKYVTRSLTQLTKLADEITRGNLDMKPLGLDEADKEEHCPAYYNMDLPCWHVDKTLGRFSPDYTPEKPAYCIDCVIKKKKSGDEVLQLADSFKYMVRSIKLYRNRVRESEEKYRSLFRSGPAPIFVLSTRTFRILDANPSALTIYDYSKEEMLKTSFLELAPEFKNRFSAFFRDNPSSESFIYPKAMHFKKGEVPFYVNVVACKTRYLERDAIIVSTSDITEMLEKDAQLIQASKMTSLGQLSAGIAHELNQPLNMIKMGSEFLDMAVNEQMPLSDESLREISSEMSAQVDRATEIINHLREFGRKSDFSKEPIDINKPVRGVMSIMAHQLSLQNIVVTLDLDESIPPVLAHVNRLEQVLFNLVTNARDAIQDRYKTLEEEGRRDIVIRSFLDHDRVCLSVSDTGCGMSPSVAEKIFDPFFTTKQTGMGMGLGLSISYGIIKDYDGTIDITSEGGEGTTFVLSFPVAQE
- a CDS encoding ABC transporter substrate-binding protein encodes the protein MKIHQLFSMFAVVALLLSCTQSVHDDSPLNDVPGVSESEILIGSSLALSGHAGFLGTQTLNGALSYINHVNEQGGVHGRRIRVIAYDDGYDPPRCLANTQKLIVDDQVFALFSYVGTPTTVKILPLIEQAQIPLLGIFSGANAFREPFNRNIINIRASYYQETQEVVRHFVEDLGLTRIAVFYQYDAYGFDGLKGTELALRAYELAPVARGSYTRGTQDIEEGLEAIMESQAEAVIMVGTYDACAKFIKQARSRGFSPLFHNVSFVGSEELARILGKDGDGVIISQVVPPPDSLESQALLWGVVEYLERHKRAFPEDQPNLVALEGYINAKVLVEGLRRAGRNLSRARFIDAIQSVQQYSLGIANTLSFGPTNHQGLERVYFTIIQDGRLVILTDWNRLTTEIPHDPSAAYSE
- a CDS encoding DegQ family serine endoprotease, whose translation is MFSLPKKVLSTFALLLLWTVAPAHSRLPEFTDLAEKSAPAVVNISSVRVVSGENPMRQFFSPFQRRGGPFDDFFEQFERFFGDQAPARRSQSLGSGFIISSDGYIVTNNHVIRDATEITVNLLDSADSYKAEVVGRDAETDLALLKIEADRPLPVLEFGDSDQAKVGQWVVAIGNPFGLAHTVTAGIVSAKGRIIGSGPYDDFIQTDASINPGNSGGPLLDMRGRVIGINTAIVASGQGIGFAIPSNMARGIIAQLQENKMVQRGWLGVTIQDLDDNSARALGLTSTRGALIAEVIPDEPAAKAGLRSGDVVVSINGQTVVDSSSLLRVVAQQTPGESVKVEVMRQGKKQSFAVTLGTRDPERLAQRGVPSPSEDQETSLGISLRPIDEREARAMGMTRPQGLLVTAVEVESEAARADVRAGDIVMEANQQPVNSIDDFQRILREDAAEKGVVMLLIRRQAQTIFRTIPLE